In Dermatophilus congolensis, a genomic segment contains:
- a CDS encoding PadR family transcriptional regulator produces the protein MAEQPWPSDWLRGLLSLAVRRVLLDGPTYGYAISTALTDAGFGDIKGGTLYPLLTRLETSGDVVSEWHEGDGGPGRKYFRLTPDGEARFHDEATRWAEFARHTTDFISKERT, from the coding sequence ATGGCCGAACAACCCTGGCCGAGCGACTGGCTCCGCGGCCTGCTATCCCTGGCAGTGCGACGGGTCCTCCTCGACGGCCCCACCTACGGATATGCCATCTCCACCGCCCTGACCGACGCCGGATTCGGCGACATCAAAGGCGGCACGCTCTACCCCCTGCTCACCCGCCTCGAAACCTCCGGTGACGTAGTCAGCGAATGGCACGAAGGCGACGGCGGACCCGGCCGCAAATATTTCCGCCTCACCCCCGACGGCGAGGCCCGATTCCATGACGAGGCAACACGCTGGGCCGAGTTCGCCCGACACACCACAGACTTCATCAGCAAGGAGAGGACATGA